The Brassica rapa cultivar Chiifu-401-42 chromosome A10, CAAS_Brap_v3.01, whole genome shotgun sequence genome segment AAAGATATAAATTCCGTCAGAAACATTTGATCATTAGTTGGTCTTCTTCTGTTTGAAGCGCTCTTAGCTTATCCACTGCAGCTTCTATCTCCAACTTCTTACTTGCAGTAAACGCCGACGTCTTTATCATCATCTTATCCACCACCGTCCCATGCTTGATCAAACAGGACACAAAGGCAAATTCTTCCTCTGAACCGCTGAAGTTAGGCATCCATAGAGCATTCACGCGGAATTTAGCATTGGGGAACACAGCATTATTGTTATTATCCTCTTCCCACAACTTCTTCTCCCAAGACTCATTAGGAGCATTCTTGTTATCCTGCACAACAGACCAAGCAACATTTCATGAATCGTAGCTTGTTAAAAGCAAATTAGTCTGAATCAAGCATACAAACATACCTTAAATATGATCTCGAGTACCAACATTTCACAAATCCATAAACGTAAGACTTGTCGTAACCTCTCAACTTCTGTCCGATTCATTAAATCTATACTCACCGACATTGATTTAAGCACATCTCCAATCGATTCACAAAGCCCACCGGATATGTTGTTCATAAATTCTTCATGCACAATGCTTTTTTCCTCCTGATCAAAACACAAGGAACCAATAGCTTAATAAACTAATTTTCTATGTATACATTCAAAAGTTCATTATTACCTTGGATATATAGTAGCTGATTTGTGGTGCGAACCTCCCTGCAACCCAAAAGTTATTAGTAAACTGGACTTTGGGGGATGAAAGGAAAAAGTCCTTCTTCCCAAAAGAGGTATCTTCAACGACGAGGATGTCTAGACTAGTTGATGACACTTCAAGGCCACCAATGTTACGCTTAAGCAACACATGCACGAGCTTCAATTTGCTGTTCTTAATCTTCAAAGGACCCCTAGTCTCGTAGAAGCACCTGATGTTTAATACAAGCACCTCGAGAGAAGGGCAAGATGAGAGTAGCGTATTAAAGACTTCAACGTTGGTGGCTTCGATCAATACAAGTTTGAGGGTCCTAAGATTAGAGCAGTTTCTAAAGGGATCTGAGCTTGTGAACATGTATGAACTTAGCGAGAGTGACATGAGGCTTGGATGGGAGAATGAGTCTGAGGGAAACTCGAAGACTTTTCCACAACCATCATAATGGCGGTTCAGTGTGAGAACTCTGGTGTGTTTCACGCTAGTGAATATTTGAATCCAAATATCGAGAATTCCAGTTCGACCTTGGGATGAGGAATAATTGAGTACACAGCTCTCTAATTGTCCAAGATGTTTGATTATAACCTTTGAGAAACCACCAAAGAGTAAGTGAGAGCAtgccaaaaaatgaaaaactggTCATAAAAGGGAATATACCTTAGTAATCAATGTATCATCTGGATTGGGCTCCTCACAGAACTCTGTGGAACTATTAATCTTTGGCTTGTCGAATTCAAGATGAGACACGTGCTTCCACACATGTTCCCATCGTGTCGACAAAACACTCGTCCTTATGGCTTCTTTGGTAGAAAGTCTCGATAATATCATCAGCAATACATCATTCGAGAGTTTGCTGATCCAATCAACGCTTTTCACCTGCTCAGATCATACAAACAATTTGGTTATGAGAGAGTTACATGTATAATGTTCGCACTTTCAATTTCATTATGGTTATGATTATTTTCCAAtcaaaatcaaagaaaataacATCTCCCTCAAATTAGTCTGctgatataaacaaaaataaaaaaaattaacatataatattGTCACATTCAGGATTGGAGAACAATAAAACAGTTCAGAAAAGACATTTTTTGCTGAAAACCAAACTATTGACAAACCTTTGGCAATTCATCAACGTCAGGATCATTCTCATGCTCCACCATCCAATTAACTGCAGCCTCGAGACTTGCATTACCTGAAGAGGTGAAGACCAAATTATGTTACAGAAAGTAACAACACTCATTCAATAAGCTTAATACCTATTAAGATCAGCCTTATGTTTTAAAGCTTTCAGGCACAAAACCCTTTTACACTTTCAGATAATTCTTAGGGAGATATTAAAAAACGTGAAGTAAGCTGTACAAAAGATTAAAATAGGAGCCCACAACCAATAGTGAAAACGCTAGAACTTTACCAGAGTAGTGGAGTGCTCGGGTAGCACGAGCTTTAGGGAAGCCCATCGCTTCAAGTTCCTCGAGTATGTTTTTGTCAACCTCTGGAACAACCATCTCTGCAGTAAAGAGATAGATAGACCATAAGAAATAACGTTGAACTTCATATGCGTAAACATTTACAAATTACCTTCAGCAGCATCTCCACTACCACTAGAACAATCATCAGGGTTGTCAATCTCCACAGCAGGCTTAGGAGCTGCTTCTAAGCTGGTGGATTTAACTGTCTCCATTATCTTATCCACAAACTCAGTATGCCCCGTTCTTTTCGTATGCAACTCGCTTTCCTTCACAGTGTATATAATAATAACgagaaaataatcaaaatactGTAGTCATGCAATTCACATGCAATCAAACCAAGGAACTTGTAACAACCACCGataaaatcagattcaaattcatAAAGAAAAGATTTGGTGAGAGAATCGAAGATCAGTACGGTTCTGGAGCGGCAAGGCTTGCAGCAAGTAGTGCAAACGAGATTGAGCACAGCCTCGGTGGACTCAGCGAAATTGGAGTGATGAGAGGTGATCTCCGCATGCTCCTGAGCCTCCTCCACCGACTTCAGCAGCTCACCAAAATTGAACGATACTCCTCCCATGGCTACGATCAATCTCACGgacacttttgttttttttttggtcagcaATCTCAACGACTAGGTTTCAGAAACTCCGCCCGTTGCTTGGGGAGTGAGGAAGGGGGCGTTTTAATCATCTCTACTGCCGGttcaatttaatataaaaataattgattttatcG includes the following:
- the LOC103844206 gene encoding F-box protein At1g80960 isoform X2; this translates as MAGVSLKCGDCGALLKSVEEAQEHAEITSHSNFAESTEAVLNLVCSACSKPCRSKTESDLHTKRTGHTEFVDKTMETVKPISLEAPKQPAMESDNADGSSGSGDAAEEMVVPEVDKNILEELEAMGFPKARATRALHYSGNASLEAAVNWMVEHENDPDVDELPKVKSVDWISKLSNDVLLMILSRLSTKEAIRTSVLSTRWEHVWKHVSHLEFDKPKINSSTEFCEEPNPDDTLITKVIIKHLGQLESCVLNYSSSQGRTGILDIWIQIFTSVKHTRVLTLNRHYDGCGKVFEFPSDSFSHPSLMSLSLSSYMFTSSDPFRNCSNLRTLKLVLIEATNVEVFNTLLSSCPSLEVLVLNIRCFYETRGPLKIKNSKLKLVHVLLKRNIGGLEVSSTSLDILVVEDTSFGKKDFFLSSPKVQFTNNFWVAGRFAPQISYYISKEEKSIVHEEFMNNISGGLCESIGDVLKSMSVSIDLMNRTEVERLRQVLRLWICEMLVLEIIFKDNKNAPNESWEKKLWEEDNNNNAVFPNAKFRVNALWMPNFSGSEEEFAFVSCLIKHGTVVDKMMIKTSAFTASKKLEIEAAVDKLRALQTEEDQLMIKCF
- the LOC103844206 gene encoding F-box protein At1g80960 isoform X3, encoding MGGVSFNFGELLKSVEEAQEHAEITSHHSNFAESTEAVLNLVCTTCCKPCRSRTESELHTKRTGHTEFVDKIMETVKSTSLEAAPKPAVEIDNPDDCSSGSGDAAEEMVVPEVDKNILEELEAMGFPKARATRALHYSGNASLEAAVNWMVEHENDPDVDELPKVKSVDWISKLSNDVLLMILSRLSTKEAIRTSVLSTRWEHVWKHVSHLEFDKPKINSSTEFCEEPNPDDTLITKVIIKHLGQLESCVLNYSSSQGRTGILDIWIQIFTSVKHTRVLTLNRHYDGCGKVFEFPSDSFSHPSLMSLSLSSYMFTSSDPFRNCSNLRTLKLVLIEATNVEVFNTLLSSCPSLEVLVLNIRCFYETRGPLKIKNSKLKLVHVLLKRNIGGLEVSSTSLDILVVEDTSFGKKDFFLSSPKVQFTNNFWVAGRFAPQISYYISKEEKSIVHEEFMNNISGGLCESIGDVLKSMSVSIDLMNRTEVERLRQVLRLWICEMLVLEIIFKDNKNAPNESWEKKLWEEDNNNNAVFPNAKFRVNALWMPNFSGSEEEFAFVSCLIKHGTVVDKMMIKTSAFTASKKLEIEAAVDKLRALQTEEDQLMIKCF
- the LOC103844206 gene encoding F-box protein At1g80960 isoform X1 → MAGVSLKCGDCGALLKSVEEAQEHAEITSHSNFAESTEAVLNLVCSACSKPCRSKTESELHTKRTGHTEFVDKIMETVKSTSLEAAPKPAVEIDNPDDCSSGSGDAAEEMVVPEVDKNILEELEAMGFPKARATRALHYSGNASLEAAVNWMVEHENDPDVDELPKVKSVDWISKLSNDVLLMILSRLSTKEAIRTSVLSTRWEHVWKHVSHLEFDKPKINSSTEFCEEPNPDDTLITKVIIKHLGQLESCVLNYSSSQGRTGILDIWIQIFTSVKHTRVLTLNRHYDGCGKVFEFPSDSFSHPSLMSLSLSSYMFTSSDPFRNCSNLRTLKLVLIEATNVEVFNTLLSSCPSLEVLVLNIRCFYETRGPLKIKNSKLKLVHVLLKRNIGGLEVSSTSLDILVVEDTSFGKKDFFLSSPKVQFTNNFWVAGRFAPQISYYISKEEKSIVHEEFMNNISGGLCESIGDVLKSMSVSIDLMNRTEVERLRQVLRLWICEMLVLEIIFKDNKNAPNESWEKKLWEEDNNNNAVFPNAKFRVNALWMPNFSGSEEEFAFVSCLIKHGTVVDKMMIKTSAFTASKKLEIEAAVDKLRALQTEEDQLMIKCF